A stretch of the Lactuca sativa cultivar Salinas chromosome 9, Lsat_Salinas_v11, whole genome shotgun sequence genome encodes the following:
- the LOC111921271 gene encoding probable beta-D-xylosidase 7 — protein MITYSRIGLAFVIKCFATTMITIIVSAESPQPPFSCDSSSPTPPYPFCNVSLPIPNRAHDVVSRLTLDEKVLQLVNGAPGIPRLGISAYEWWSEALHGISRHGKGVRFNGTITASTQFPQVILTAASFDSHLWYRIGQAIGREARAMYNVGQAKGLTFWAPNINVLRDPRWGRAQETPGEDPLVVGDYSVSYVRGIQGDSFEGGKMDPNSDHLQASACCKHFVANDLDNWKTANRYNFDANITQQDLADTYLPPFKQCVQQGQASGIMCAYNRVNGVPNCADYNLLTKTARQAWSFNGYIASDCDAVAIMHDVQGYSKLPEDAVASVIKAGMDVNCGSYLKKYTKSAIEMKKLTEAEIDRALENLFTIRMRLGLFNGNPKTGIYGNFGPDDVCSEEHQNLALEAARSGIVLLKNSDRLLPLSKSKTNSIAVIGPNANSTQTLLGNYEGVACKNITILQALEKYVKNTHYHPGCVDSVNCTSVAIDEAVGIAKMADYVIMVMGLDQTQEREKLDRLDLVLPGKQSALVSAIAKSVKNPVLLVLLCGGPVDVSFAKDDPKIGSILWAGYPGEDGATALTEIIFGDHNPGGRLPVTWYPREFAKVAMTDMRMRPDPSLGYPGRTYRFYNGKPVFEFGYGLSYSNHAYKFVSSTQNKISLGPNQELGSCYMSVSEIREDLCEKAEFTVGIDVENDGEASNHTVLLFVRWDDNGEDRNRHFIKQLVGFRRVSLGRMGRGEVEFVVKPCEDFSRVREDGLMVVEEGSHSLVVGDQEFTIDVIL, from the exons ATGATAACTTACAGCAGAATTGGTCTTGCTTTCGTGATCAAATGCTTCGCGACGACGATGATAACGATCATCGTCTCGGCGGAGTCACCCCAACCTCCGTTTTCATGCGATTCTTCATCACCTACACCACCATACCCCTTCTGCAACGTCAGTTTGCCGATTCCCAACCGCGCTCACGATGTCGTTTCACGACTTACGTTAGACGAGAAAGTTTTGCAGCTGGTAAACGGAGCGCCGGGGATTCCTCGCCTTGGGATCTCCGCTTACGAGTGGTGGTCGGAGGCATTGCACGGCATTTCTCGACACGGAAAGGGTGTGAGATTTAACGGAACGATCACCGCCTCTACGCAGTTCCCTCAAGTCATCCTCACAGCTGCTTCTTTTGATTCACATCTTTGGTATCGGATTGGTCAG GCAATTGGGAGAGAAGCAAGAGCAATGTACAATGTAGGTCAAGCAAAGGGGCTAACATTTTGGGCACCAAACATCAACGTGTTAAGAGATCCAAGATGGGGAAGAGCACAAGAGACACCCGGTGAAGATCCATTGGTTGTCGGAGATTATTCAGTTTCATACGTAAGAGGAATTCAAGGTGACAGTTTTGAAGGTGGAAAAATGGATCCAAATTCCGATCATCTTCAAGCCTCCGCTTGCTGTAAACACTTCGTTGCCAATGATTTGGATAACTGGAAAACCGCTAATCGATACAACTTTGATGCCAAT ATTACTCAACAAGATCTTGCAGATACATACTTACCACCATTTAAGCAGTGTGTACAACAAGGGCAAGCGAGTGGAATAATGTGTGCTTATAATCGTGTCAATGGCGTACCAAATTGTGCTGATTACAACCTTTTAACCAAAACAGCTCGTCAAGCTTGGAGCTTTAATGG GTACATTGCATCAGATTGTGATGCAGTTGCCATTATGCATGATGTTCAAGGATATTCCAAATTACCTGAAGATGCTGTTGCTAGTGTTATAAAAGCTG GTATGGATGTCAACTGTGGTTCTTACTTGAAGAAATACACAAAATCAGCAATCGAAATGAAGAAATTAACAGAAGCAGAAATCGACAGAGCTTTAGAGAATCTATTTACAATTAGAATGAGATTAGGTTTGTTCAACGGAAATCCTAAAACCGGAATCTATGGAAACTTCGGACCCGACGATGTTTGCTCTGAAGAACACCAAAACCTAGCCCTAGAAGCTGCGCGAAGCGGCATCGTTTTGTTGAAGAACTCAGATAGGCTTCTCCCGCTTTCGAAATCGAAAACCAATTCCATCGCCGTCATAGGCCCCAACGCCAATTCCACCCAAACATTGCTCGGAAACTACGAAGGTGTGGCGTGTAAAAACATCACGATTCTTCAAGCACTTGAAAAGTACGTGAAGAACACACACTACCACCCGGGATGTGTTGATTCCGTGAACTGCACTTCCGTCGCCATTGATGAAGCTGTTGGAATAGCAAAAATGGCGGATTACGTGATTATGGTGATGGGTTTGGATCAAACTCAAGAAAGGGAGAAGCTCGATCGACTTGATTTGGTTCTTCCGGGGAAACAATCGGCGCTGGTGTCTGCTATTGCTAAATCTGTTAAAAACCCGGTTTTGTTGGTTTTACTTTGTGGAGGTCCGGTGGATGTTTCGTTCGCTAAAGATGACCCGAAAATTGGGTCAATTTTATGGGCCGGGTACCCTGGTGAAGATGGTGCCACCGCTCTCACTGAAATCATCTTCGGTGACCACAATCCAG GAGGAAGATTACCGGTGACATGGTATCCAAGGGAATTTGCAAAAGTGGCAATGACGGATATGCGAATGAGACCCGACCCGTCATTGGGCTACCCAGGTCGAACATACCGATTCTATAACGGGAAACCCGTTTTTGAATTTGGGTATGGGCTTAGTTACTCGAATCATGCCTACAAGTTTGTTTCAAGTACCCAAAACAAGATTTCTCTTGGCCCAAATCAAGAATTAGGCTCTTGTTATATGTCCGTTTCTGAGATTCGGGAGGATTTGTGTGAGAAAGCTGAGTTCACGGTGGGGATTGATGTTGAGAATGATGGGGAGGCGAGTAATCACACCGTGTTGCTATTTGTGAGGTGGGATGATAATGGTGAGGATCGGAATAGACATTTTATCAAA